DNA from Aggregatimonas sangjinii:
CCAAATTTTAGGTCTGAAGACAACATCTTTTTCAATGAACTTGCAGGAAAGCATAGCGCGTCGCCCTTTAAAATAATCAGCGCTAGAGGTTTTCAAAAAGTTGAGATACGACCATATTTATTAACTTGGAGCAGATTGTGTTTTTTGAGGGCCTCAGCAACGAATTTGAACTAGTTCTTTTATCCTTTTATAGTATCACAGTTAGTCCATTAATATTTTATAGACATGAAAATCAATCTCCTTCTTACACTAGTATCCGTTTCGTTTTTATCATTCTCCTGCGCCCAATCGGAAAGAATAGAGACCCAAATCGCCTGGGACACCTGGGGCGTTCCCCATATTACCGCCAATACTACTGAAGAATTGTTCTTTGCCCAAGGTTGGGCACAAATGCACAATCATGCCAACCTGATTCTGGAACTCTATGGTAGCTCTAGAGGCAGAGGCGCCGAGTATTGGGGCCAAGAAAAATTTGAAAATGATATGCTCATCCATACCCTAGGCTTTAGTGAATTGGCCGATGATTGGGCTCAAAAACAAGACCCCGAAATCAAAACCATCTATACCGCTTTTATAGAAGGAATGAACGCTTATGCGGCAGCGCACCCCGAAGCGGTTGACGAAAAAAACAAAGTAGTGCTTCCCCTGACGACCAAAGACATGATCATGCATAGCATGTACGTTATTTTCACTCGTTTTATTGCCGGAAATGATTTGGGCCGTGTACAACAGTGGCCGGACATGGGTTCGAATACCTATGCCATTGCTCCTAAGCGTTCGGCTTCAAGAAGCGCCATGCTCGTTCAGAATCCCCACTTACCATGGTGGCAGGAATTTTTGTTCTTTGAGTCGCACTTAAGACTGAATGGAAAAAACATGTACGGGACCACACTCGTCGGTTTCCCTGGAATTGCGATTGGTTTTAACGAAAACCTCGGTTGGAGCCATACCGATAATACGATTGATAACGCCGACACCTACGCGCTAGAACTTAAAGATGGTGGCTATGTGTTGGATGGCGAACGAAAAGAATTTACGACTAGCTCCAAAATCATCAAAATAAAGCAAGAGGATGGCACTATAAAAGAACAAGAAATACCTCTCATGAAAACAGTTCATGGTCCCGTAGTCAAAAGAACCGATGAAATGGTGTTAGCCTTGCGTATGGTGGGCCTTGATAGACCGAATATGTTCTTGCAGTGGTGGCGCATGATCAACAGTACTACATTCGATGAATTCGAAGACGCACTAAAAATGGCACAAATCCCTTTTTGGAACGTGATGTACGCCGACAAACAAGGTGAGATTTTCTATCTGTTCAACGGTTTGGTCCCAAAGCGGAGCTCAGGCAATTGGGCGTATTGGAATCGCGTGATTCCCGGTGGAAAATCGGCGGATGTGTGGACGGCGGTGCATGACTACGCCGACTTGCCCAAAGTAAAAAATCCAGAAGGCGGATGGCTACAAAATGCCAACGATCCACCTTGGACAAGCACCATACCAATGACTTTGAATCCCGAAGACTACCCCAGTTACATGGCCCCTCAATACATGCCGTTTCGGCCGCAACGTGCCGCACGTATGCTAATCGAGGATGAGTCGATAACCTTTGATGAATTAGTAGATTATAAACTCTCTACGCGCTTAGAATTTGCGGACAGAATTTTAGACGATTTGTTTGCTGCCATAGATGCCTCGGATTCGGAAAAAGCGAAACAGGCTAAAATGGTACTGGAAAGCTGGGACCGGGAAGCGGATGCCGATAGCAAAGGCATGCTATTATTTTACAACTGGGCCAATAAATTTAATGTATGGAATAATTCCAATTACGTCGAGCAATGGAGTATGGAAAAGCCGAACACCACTCCTGATGG
Protein-coding regions in this window:
- a CDS encoding acylase, which translates into the protein MKINLLLTLVSVSFLSFSCAQSERIETQIAWDTWGVPHITANTTEELFFAQGWAQMHNHANLILELYGSSRGRGAEYWGQEKFENDMLIHTLGFSELADDWAQKQDPEIKTIYTAFIEGMNAYAAAHPEAVDEKNKVVLPLTTKDMIMHSMYVIFTRFIAGNDLGRVQQWPDMGSNTYAIAPKRSASRSAMLVQNPHLPWWQEFLFFESHLRLNGKNMYGTTLVGFPGIAIGFNENLGWSHTDNTIDNADTYALELKDGGYVLDGERKEFTTSSKIIKIKQEDGTIKEQEIPLMKTVHGPVVKRTDEMVLALRMVGLDRPNMFLQWWRMINSTTFDEFEDALKMAQIPFWNVMYADKQGEIFYLFNGLVPKRSSGNWAYWNRVIPGGKSADVWTAVHDYADLPKVKNPEGGWLQNANDPPWTSTIPMTLNPEDYPSYMAPQYMPFRPQRAARMLIEDESITFDELVDYKLSTRLEFADRILDDLFAAIDASDSEKAKQAKMVLESWDREADADSKGMLLFYNWANKFNVWNNSNYVEQWSMEKPNTTPDGLANPELAVRLLEQAAVEIETKFGSLDYPWGDYYRINYNGKNLPANGIDGEMGVFRVAWPGGADENNMYVGGGDSWVGIIEFGEEVNAKVLLSYGNATQKDSPHNGDQLELFSKKELRDAWFTKAEVESNTAKIEVLTENGFRAKE